The proteins below are encoded in one region of Pseudoduganella armeniaca:
- the xdhB gene encoding xanthine dehydrogenase molybdopterin binding subunit: protein MNHPVTPGLTDAWKAVGVARPHESAELHVLGQATYTDDIPELQGTLHAALGLSAKAHAKIVALDLAPVLACPGVVAAYTASDIPGTNDCGPIIHDDPIFAMGEVLYVGQPIFIVVADTHTNARRAARKAVVTYEELPAILTPQQAKAANSYVLPPLRLQRGDAQAAFERAPHVVKGELFVGGQEQFYLEGQIAYAIPKENRGMLVQCSTQHPSEMQHVVAHALGLHSHHVTVECRRMGGGFGGKESQSALWAAAAAIAATLTKRPVKLRADRDDDMMVTGKRHCFWYEYEVGHDDAGRIVAARVDMTLRAGYSADLSGPVATRAVCHFDNAYYLSDVDIRAGCGKTNTQSNTAFRGFGGPQGAIAIEYVIDEIARNLGRDALDIRRLNFYGKTERNETPYRQVIVDNVIDELTTELERSSEYRARRAAIAAFNATSPVLKKGLALTPVKFGIAFNVTHLNQAGALVHVYVDGSVLVNHGGTEMGQGINTKVMQVVAHELGVDMRHVRASATDTSKVANTSATAASTGADLNGKAAQDAARQIRERLAAYAVKQYGGDVAAVRFLADVVHVNGHEVPFPELVQKAYLARVQLWSDGFYATPGLHWDPKTMTGHPFSYYAYGAAVSEVVVDTLTGEWKLLRADALYDAGASLNPAIDIGQVEGAFIQGTGWLTTEQLWWNDAGKLMTHAPSTYKIPGISDCPEDFRVRLFDNRNVEDSIHRSKATGEPPLLLPFSVFFAIRDAISSVGEHRVNPPLNAPATSEEILKAIDAVQAASAHSGTVPDSSDARQAAAPENSGTVPEKSA from the coding sequence ATGAACCATCCCGTCACCCCTGGCCTGACCGACGCCTGGAAAGCCGTCGGCGTGGCCCGCCCGCACGAATCGGCCGAGCTGCATGTGCTGGGCCAGGCCACCTATACCGACGACATCCCGGAACTGCAGGGCACCTTGCACGCGGCGCTGGGCCTGTCCGCCAAGGCGCACGCGAAGATCGTCGCGCTCGACCTGGCCCCCGTGCTGGCCTGTCCCGGCGTCGTCGCGGCCTACACCGCCAGCGACATCCCTGGCACCAACGACTGCGGCCCGATCATCCACGACGATCCCATCTTCGCGATGGGCGAGGTGCTGTACGTGGGCCAGCCGATCTTCATCGTGGTGGCGGACACGCACACCAATGCACGCCGTGCCGCGCGCAAGGCCGTCGTCACGTACGAGGAACTGCCGGCGATCCTGACGCCGCAGCAGGCCAAGGCCGCGAACTCGTACGTGCTGCCGCCACTGCGCCTGCAGCGCGGCGACGCGCAGGCCGCGTTCGAGCGGGCGCCGCACGTGGTCAAGGGCGAGCTGTTCGTCGGCGGCCAGGAGCAGTTCTACCTGGAAGGCCAGATCGCCTATGCCATCCCGAAGGAAAACCGCGGCATGCTGGTGCAGTGCTCCACCCAGCACCCGAGCGAGATGCAGCACGTGGTGGCGCATGCGCTCGGCCTGCATTCGCACCACGTGACGGTCGAATGCCGGCGCATGGGCGGCGGCTTCGGCGGCAAGGAATCGCAGTCGGCGCTGTGGGCGGCGGCGGCGGCCATCGCGGCCACGCTGACGAAGCGCCCGGTGAAACTGCGCGCCGACCGCGATGACGACATGATGGTAACGGGCAAGCGCCACTGCTTCTGGTATGAATACGAGGTGGGCCATGACGATGCCGGCCGCATCGTCGCCGCGCGCGTCGACATGACCTTGCGCGCCGGTTACTCGGCCGACCTGTCCGGCCCCGTCGCCACGCGCGCCGTCTGCCACTTCGACAATGCCTATTATCTGTCGGACGTCGACATCCGCGCCGGCTGCGGCAAGACCAACACGCAGTCGAACACGGCGTTCCGCGGCTTTGGCGGCCCGCAGGGAGCGATCGCCATCGAATACGTCATCGACGAGATCGCGCGCAACCTGGGCCGCGACGCGCTGGACATCCGCCGGCTGAACTTCTACGGCAAGACCGAACGCAACGAAACGCCGTACCGCCAGGTCATCGTCGACAACGTCATCGACGAGCTGACGACGGAGCTTGAACGCAGCAGCGAGTACCGCGCCCGCCGCGCAGCCATCGCGGCATTCAACGCCACCAGTCCCGTGCTGAAGAAGGGCCTGGCGCTGACGCCGGTGAAGTTCGGCATCGCGTTCAACGTCACGCACCTGAACCAGGCCGGCGCGCTGGTGCACGTCTACGTGGACGGCTCCGTGCTGGTCAACCACGGCGGCACCGAGATGGGGCAGGGCATCAACACCAAGGTGATGCAGGTCGTGGCGCACGAGCTGGGCGTGGACATGCGTCACGTGCGCGCCAGCGCCACCGATACCAGCAAGGTCGCCAACACGTCGGCCACCGCCGCCTCCACCGGCGCGGACCTGAACGGCAAGGCCGCGCAGGACGCGGCACGCCAGATCCGCGAGCGCCTGGCCGCCTACGCGGTCAAGCAGTACGGCGGCGACGTCGCGGCGGTGCGCTTCCTGGCGGACGTAGTGCACGTCAACGGCCACGAGGTGCCGTTCCCCGAGCTGGTACAGAAGGCCTACCTGGCGCGCGTGCAGCTGTGGTCCGACGGCTTCTACGCCACCCCGGGCTTGCACTGGGACCCGAAGACGATGACGGGCCACCCGTTCTCCTACTATGCCTATGGCGCGGCGGTGTCGGAAGTGGTCGTCGATACGCTGACGGGCGAATGGAAGCTGCTGCGCGCGGACGCGCTGTACGACGCCGGCGCCTCGCTCAATCCCGCCATCGACATCGGCCAGGTCGAGGGCGCGTTCATCCAGGGCACGGGCTGGCTGACGACCGAGCAGCTGTGGTGGAACGACGCGGGCAAGCTGATGACGCACGCGCCGTCCACCTACAAGATTCCCGGCATCTCCGACTGCCCGGAAGACTTCCGTGTGCGCCTGTTCGACAACCGCAACGTCGAGGACAGCATCCACCGCTCCAAGGCGACGGGCGAACCGCCACTGCTGTTGCCATTCTCCGTATTCTTCGCCATCCGCGACGCGATCTCCAGCGTGGGCGAGCACCGGGTCAATCCGCCGCTGAACGCGCCCGCGACCAGCGAGGAAATCCTCAAGGCGATCGACGCGGTGCAGGCTGCGTCAGCGCATTCCGGGACTGTCCCGGATTCCTCTGACGCCCGGCAAGCCGCCGCGCCGGAAAACTCCGGGACAGTCCCGGAAAAGTCTGCATGA
- the xdhC gene encoding xanthine dehydrogenase accessory protein XdhC → MNDWLTATAGPAVLVTVARVEGSSPRATGTKMLVTAHSQLDTIGGGHLELKAVEIARAMLARGDASVQYERFPLGPSLGQCCGGVVWLAFEPVDAELAQVLETLRTRRRDDSVRITAIEGKPACALFDAAGGRIAGSADAAFFATAQAGLHADADGRRWLVDPILAPRAHVLLFGAGHVGAAIVRALAELPCSVTWVDERDDMFPAQVPDNVTIEVTDTPETLVAAAPPGASYLVMTHSHALDQRLCEAILARAQVGWFGLIGSKTKRAQFESRMAARGIDPARIATMVCPIGLPGIIDKAPPVIAASVAAQLLIEWQAQAAAQPQEN, encoded by the coding sequence ATGAACGACTGGCTGACGGCGACCGCCGGGCCGGCGGTGCTGGTCACGGTCGCGCGGGTGGAAGGGTCCAGCCCGCGCGCGACCGGCACCAAGATGCTGGTGACGGCGCACAGCCAGCTGGACACCATCGGCGGCGGTCACCTCGAGCTCAAGGCCGTAGAGATCGCGCGGGCCATGCTGGCGCGCGGCGACGCGTCCGTGCAGTACGAGCGCTTTCCGCTCGGCCCCAGCCTGGGGCAGTGCTGCGGCGGCGTCGTCTGGCTGGCGTTCGAGCCGGTCGATGCCGAACTGGCGCAAGTGCTGGAAACGCTGCGCACGCGACGTCGTGACGACAGCGTGCGCATCACCGCCATCGAGGGTAAGCCCGCGTGCGCGCTGTTCGACGCTGCCGGCGGCAGGATCGCCGGCAGTGCGGATGCCGCATTCTTCGCGACGGCGCAGGCCGGCCTGCACGCCGATGCCGATGGCCGCCGCTGGCTGGTCGATCCGATCCTCGCGCCGCGCGCCCACGTGCTGCTGTTCGGCGCCGGCCACGTCGGCGCCGCCATCGTGCGCGCGCTGGCGGAGCTGCCGTGCAGCGTGACGTGGGTGGACGAGCGTGACGACATGTTCCCGGCGCAGGTGCCGGACAACGTCACGATCGAAGTGACGGACACGCCGGAAACACTGGTCGCGGCCGCGCCGCCGGGCGCCAGCTACCTCGTCATGACGCACAGCCACGCGCTCGACCAGCGCCTGTGCGAAGCCATCCTGGCGCGCGCACAAGTCGGCTGGTTCGGCCTGATCGGCTCGAAAACCAAGCGGGCCCAATTCGAAAGCCGCATGGCGGCGCGCGGCATCGATCCGGCGCGCATCGCCACGATGGTGTGCCCGATCGGCCTGCCGGGTATCATCGACAAGGCGCCGCCCGTCATTGCCGCTTCCGTCGCGGCCCAATTACTGATCGAGTGGCAGGCGCAAGCCGCCGCTCAACCCCAAGAGAACTGA
- the guaD gene encoding guanine deaminase — protein MQTASPVQAYRAGLLHFHADPAFTEHAHAWHEDGLLIVADGKVVAAGDYAQLVATLPPDTAVTDYRGKVITPGFIDAHVHYPQTDMIASPAPGLLPWLEQYTFPTERAFADPAHAAGVAEFFLDELLRCGTTTALVYATVHPQSVDAFFTASEARGLRMIAGKVLMDRNCPDFLCDTAEQGARETEELIRRWHKHGRSLYAITPRFAPTSTEALMALAGELARAYPDTYLQTHVSENEDECRWVKQLYPEARSYLDVYDRYGMLRPRAVFGHCIWLDETDRARLAETRAAAAVCPTSNLFLGSGLFDFERADRAGMLMALATDVGAGTSFSMLQTMNEAYKVARLKGSYLPALRMFYLSTLGAARSLHLDDTIGSFAAGREADFIVLDPRATPLLARRSANTDSLEELLFALALLGDDRAIAATYSAGRRVHVRQG, from the coding sequence ATGCAGACAGCATCACCCGTGCAAGCCTACCGAGCCGGCTTGTTGCACTTCCACGCCGATCCGGCCTTCACGGAACACGCCCATGCGTGGCACGAAGACGGCCTGCTGATTGTCGCCGATGGCAAGGTCGTCGCGGCCGGCGATTACGCGCAGCTGGTCGCGACGCTGCCGCCGGATACAGCGGTGACGGACTACCGCGGCAAGGTCATCACGCCGGGCTTCATCGACGCGCACGTGCACTACCCGCAAACGGACATGATCGCCTCGCCGGCGCCGGGCCTGCTGCCCTGGCTGGAACAGTACACGTTCCCAACCGAGCGCGCGTTTGCCGATCCGGCGCATGCTGCGGGCGTGGCCGAATTCTTCCTGGACGAGCTGCTGCGCTGCGGCACCACGACGGCGCTGGTCTATGCCACCGTGCACCCGCAGTCGGTGGACGCGTTCTTCACGGCCAGCGAAGCGCGCGGCCTGCGCATGATCGCCGGGAAGGTGCTGATGGACCGTAACTGTCCCGACTTCTTGTGCGACACGGCGGAGCAGGGCGCGCGCGAGACGGAAGAGCTGATCCGGCGCTGGCACAAGCACGGCCGCTCGCTGTACGCGATCACGCCGCGCTTCGCGCCCACGTCCACCGAGGCGCTGATGGCGCTGGCGGGCGAATTGGCGCGCGCCTATCCCGACACCTACCTGCAAACGCACGTATCGGAAAACGAGGACGAATGCCGCTGGGTCAAGCAGCTCTACCCGGAGGCGCGCAGCTACCTGGACGTGTACGACCGCTATGGCATGCTGCGCCCGCGCGCCGTGTTCGGCCACTGCATCTGGCTGGACGAAACGGATCGCGCGCGCCTGGCCGAGACGCGCGCGGCGGCGGCCGTATGCCCCACCTCGAACCTGTTCCTGGGCAGCGGCCTGTTCGACTTCGAGCGCGCCGACCGCGCCGGCATGCTGATGGCGCTGGCCACCGACGTGGGCGCCGGCACGTCGTTCTCGATGTTGCAAACGATGAATGAAGCCTATAAAGTAGCGCGCTTGAAGGGCAGCTACCTGCCGGCATTGCGCATGTTCTACCTGTCCACCCTGGGCGCCGCGCGCAGCCTGCACCTGGACGACACGATCGGCAGTTTCGCGGCCGGGCGCGAGGCGGACTTCATCGTCCTCGATCCTCGGGCCACGCCGCTGCTGGCGCGCCGCAGCGCCAACACGGACAGCCTGGAAGAGCTGCTGTTCGCGCTGGCGCTGCTGGGCGACGACCGCGCCATCGCCGCGACGTATTCGGCCGGCCGGCGGGTGCACGTGCGGCAGGGCTGA
- a CDS encoding adenosine deaminase family protein, translating into MQKKHIAAAVMAALAFGAHAASNEDIVKRHFATLVGAQPKTAELTMFLTMMPKGGDLHHHYSGAIYAEQYLEWVDKQGWCVSKTNFRINTDKTVVAAEQAKPGPLRNCVSGSDLVADNNAYRALLQKWSTLDFYNHGADQLPPDQTFFDTFGYFGPVASTNASEGLRTLKARAIAENLSYIETIFELAPITADAEFDKLVQSPGFDSGKLDAALTALAARLEADPAFAKGVADYVANVQASSAGIDDEQFTMRYQPYVLRFLSPSVVFSQMLASFKLAKADPRIVGVNIVGQESLNVSMRDYSLHMRMFKFLKSKYPDVKTALHAGELKLGIVPPEGLTFHIGEAVQVAGADRIGHGIDIAHEKDALGVLRTMRARKVPVEVNLTSNEFILGVKGAEHPVELYRKHGVPFVISTDDAGVTRHNLSNEYVLFATRYKTDYAEVKKLSYDSIRYSFLAEGDKQRLIKQLDSRFAKFEADIARSLAKQ; encoded by the coding sequence ATGCAGAAAAAACACATCGCCGCCGCCGTCATGGCCGCCCTTGCCTTCGGCGCCCACGCCGCCAGCAACGAAGACATCGTCAAGCGCCACTTCGCCACCCTGGTGGGCGCGCAGCCGAAGACGGCCGAACTGACGATGTTCCTGACGATGATGCCGAAGGGCGGCGACCTGCACCACCATTACTCGGGCGCGATCTACGCCGAGCAGTACCTGGAGTGGGTCGACAAGCAGGGCTGGTGCGTCAGCAAGACCAACTTCCGCATCAATACCGACAAGACGGTGGTCGCGGCCGAGCAGGCCAAGCCGGGGCCGCTGCGCAACTGCGTCTCCGGCAGCGACCTGGTGGCGGACAACAACGCCTACCGCGCGCTGCTGCAGAAGTGGTCTACCCTGGACTTCTACAACCATGGCGCCGACCAGCTGCCGCCTGACCAGACCTTCTTCGACACCTTCGGCTACTTTGGCCCGGTCGCCTCGACCAATGCCAGCGAAGGCCTGCGCACGCTGAAGGCGCGGGCGATTGCCGAGAACCTGTCGTATATCGAGACGATTTTCGAGCTGGCCCCGATCACGGCGGACGCGGAGTTCGACAAGCTGGTGCAGTCGCCCGGCTTCGATTCCGGCAAGCTCGATGCCGCATTGACCGCGCTGGCCGCGCGCCTGGAGGCCGATCCCGCTTTCGCCAAGGGTGTCGCCGATTACGTCGCCAACGTGCAGGCCAGCAGCGCCGGCATCGACGACGAGCAGTTCACGATGCGCTACCAGCCTTACGTGCTGCGCTTCCTGTCGCCATCCGTGGTGTTCTCGCAGATGCTGGCCAGCTTCAAGCTGGCCAAGGCGGACCCGCGCATCGTTGGCGTCAACATCGTGGGGCAGGAAAGCCTGAACGTATCGATGCGCGACTACAGCCTGCACATGCGCATGTTCAAGTTCCTCAAGTCGAAGTATCCGGACGTGAAGACGGCACTGCACGCGGGCGAGCTGAAACTGGGCATCGTGCCGCCGGAAGGGCTGACCTTCCACATCGGCGAGGCCGTGCAGGTCGCGGGCGCCGACCGCATCGGCCACGGCATCGACATCGCGCACGAGAAGGACGCGCTGGGTGTGCTGCGCACGATGCGCGCGCGCAAGGTGCCGGTCGAGGTCAACCTGACCAGCAATGAGTTCATCCTGGGCGTCAAGGGTGCCGAGCATCCGGTCGAGTTGTACCGCAAGCATGGCGTGCCGTTCGTCATCTCGACGGACGACGCGGGCGTGACGCGGCATAACCTGTCGAACGAATACGTGCTGTTCGCCACGCGCTACAAGACGGATTATGCGGAAGTGAAGAAGCTGTCGTACGACAGCATCCGCTACAGCTTCCTGGCCGAGGGCGACAAGCAGCGGCTGATCAAGCAGCTCGACAGCCGCTTCGCGAAGTTCGAGGCGGATATCGCCCGCTCGTTGGCCAAGCAGTGA
- a CDS encoding TonB-dependent receptor: protein MMNHKRLRLTQIALSLSIALASLPTVAQNTTSAIGGRVLGADGNPAAGATVTITHVESGSVSNVTADAQGRYVARGLRVGGPYTITIEKNGVTEKRENVFVNLAETASVDAQLGQPMQTVVVAGSTVRNDRFSKTTMGAGTNISATELAIQGSINRNLQDYARTDPRVSQTDKERGELSVAGQNSRYNTLTIDGVSVSDTFGLEASGSPTSKQPISIEAIQSVQVNVANYDVTQKGYTGGNINAVTKSGTNKVKGSVYYVFRNDKTVGDRFNAATGEYYEPAKFKETTKGATVGGPLIKDKLFIFANYEKLESTRTAPAFGPVGSALTNVAITPNAIAQAQQIAKNQYGLDVGSDVVPGGTMLDVTDKLLKFDWNISDDHRAMFRWSKTEQTEPIFPGLSSTGLSLNSYWYNQAKVIETKVAQLTSDWTPTFSTEVKLSVRDYDSVPKLNSQLPLIGLRFSGALPAGAPAGTSTNDRFLNFGTENSRQRNVLGTKTDDYYVGANWQLGAHEVKFGADFQKNEIYNAFVQNIYGNYTFACQQGIGYQFLPRQANGREGVLGSCGTNTSAADIEAAVLENFRRGRPVSYQTTIANTGYTLDDAVAKFTTKNTGLFLQDTWTVNPQLTISGGVRVDSIDVGSRPLVNAAVAAPTVARTTPTGRQTGGFGLDNTNTFDGQKLWQPRFGFNYNLESARRTQVRGGIGLFQGSAMAVWLSNPFQNAGVATAVAGCGTSGLSACDTNGGLFSSDINNQPIPSTGKPAASVDILAPGLRQPSVWKANLAVDHELPWQNLVVSAEYLKTDVRDAIYYRNVNIGEATRIGSDGRELYYTAQGYNTDCWNSTGARVTTGGCNGLRARSGANLNFANVLVATNTKQGGSNLATLSLSRPLISGLGWSVSYTYTESKEVSPLTSSTSNSNWSGRSVYNPNEEVVANSSYLVKDRINAVLNFRKRFFGAYNTTFGLFYEGRSGKPYSWTFNNDMNGDDLAGNDLMYIPSKFGSGEVEFRGDSATNHANEQKFWAIVDGNRALRNSAGKVVGRNTSFAPWTNTFDLRVSQEVPGFWQGHKGVVTFDLFNVGNLLNKKWGRINEVLFQSNGAQARSFVDFAGINAQGKYIYQVRDKVEDFEVRQTKGESQWALQATVKYEF, encoded by the coding sequence ATGATGAATCACAAACGGCTCCGGCTCACGCAGATCGCGCTCAGCCTGTCCATCGCGCTGGCGTCGCTGCCGACCGTCGCGCAGAACACGACCTCCGCCATCGGCGGCCGTGTGCTGGGCGCGGACGGTAATCCTGCCGCGGGCGCAACCGTCACCATTACGCACGTCGAATCCGGTTCCGTCAGCAACGTGACGGCCGACGCGCAGGGTCGCTACGTCGCGCGTGGCCTGCGCGTGGGCGGTCCTTACACGATCACGATCGAAAAGAACGGCGTGACCGAGAAGCGTGAAAACGTCTTCGTCAACCTGGCCGAAACGGCCAGCGTCGATGCCCAGCTGGGCCAGCCGATGCAGACCGTCGTCGTCGCCGGCAGCACCGTGCGCAACGACCGCTTCTCGAAGACCACGATGGGCGCCGGTACCAATATCAGCGCGACCGAACTGGCGATCCAGGGCTCGATCAACCGCAACCTGCAGGATTACGCCCGTACCGACCCGCGCGTCTCGCAGACCGACAAGGAACGCGGCGAACTGTCCGTGGCCGGCCAGAACAGCCGCTACAACACCCTGACCATCGACGGCGTGTCCGTCAGCGACACGTTCGGCCTGGAAGCCTCCGGCTCGCCGACGTCGAAGCAGCCGATCTCGATCGAAGCGATCCAGTCGGTGCAGGTCAACGTGGCCAATTACGACGTGACCCAGAAGGGCTACACCGGCGGCAACATCAACGCCGTCACGAAGTCCGGCACCAACAAGGTCAAGGGCAGCGTCTACTACGTCTTCCGTAACGACAAGACCGTGGGTGACCGCTTCAATGCGGCCACCGGCGAATACTACGAACCGGCCAAGTTCAAGGAAACGACCAAGGGCGCCACCGTCGGCGGCCCGCTGATCAAGGACAAGCTGTTCATCTTCGCCAACTACGAGAAGCTGGAATCGACGCGTACCGCGCCGGCCTTCGGCCCGGTCGGCAGCGCGCTGACGAACGTGGCGATTACGCCGAACGCCATCGCCCAGGCACAGCAGATCGCCAAGAACCAATATGGCCTGGACGTCGGCAGCGATGTCGTGCCGGGCGGTACGATGCTGGACGTGACGGACAAACTGCTGAAATTCGACTGGAACATCAGCGACGACCACCGTGCCATGTTCCGCTGGTCGAAGACCGAGCAAACGGAACCCATCTTCCCGGGCCTGTCCTCGACCGGCCTGTCGCTGAACTCGTACTGGTACAACCAGGCCAAGGTCATCGAAACCAAGGTCGCCCAGCTGACCTCCGACTGGACGCCGACCTTCTCGACCGAAGTCAAGCTGTCGGTACGTGACTATGACAGCGTGCCGAAGCTGAACTCGCAGCTGCCGCTGATCGGCCTGCGCTTCTCCGGCGCACTGCCGGCCGGTGCGCCTGCGGGCACGTCCACCAACGACCGCTTCCTGAACTTCGGCACGGAAAACAGCCGCCAGCGCAACGTGCTGGGCACGAAGACGGACGACTACTACGTCGGCGCCAACTGGCAGCTGGGCGCGCACGAAGTCAAGTTCGGCGCGGACTTCCAGAAGAACGAGATCTACAACGCGTTCGTGCAGAACATCTACGGCAACTACACGTTTGCCTGCCAGCAGGGCATCGGCTATCAATTCCTGCCGCGTCAGGCGAACGGCCGTGAGGGCGTGCTGGGTTCGTGCGGCACCAACACGTCGGCCGCGGACATCGAAGCAGCCGTGCTGGAAAACTTCCGCCGAGGCCGTCCGGTGTCGTACCAGACGACGATCGCCAATACCGGCTATACGCTCGATGACGCGGTCGCAAAATTCACGACGAAGAATACCGGCCTGTTCCTGCAGGACACGTGGACGGTCAACCCGCAGCTGACGATCAGCGGTGGCGTGCGCGTGGACAGCATCGACGTCGGTTCGCGTCCGCTGGTCAACGCCGCCGTGGCCGCGCCGACCGTGGCGCGCACGACGCCGACCGGCCGCCAGACCGGTGGTTTCGGCCTGGACAACACCAACACGTTCGACGGCCAGAAACTGTGGCAGCCGCGTTTCGGCTTCAACTACAACCTCGAGTCCGCTCGCCGCACCCAGGTGCGCGGCGGTATCGGCCTGTTCCAGGGTTCCGCGATGGCGGTCTGGCTGAGCAACCCGTTCCAGAACGCAGGCGTTGCAACGGCCGTGGCTGGCTGCGGCACCAGCGGCCTGTCGGCTTGCGACACGAATGGCGGCCTGTTCAGCTCGGACATCAACAACCAGCCGATTCCATCGACCGGGAAGCCTGCCGCATCGGTCGATATCCTGGCACCGGGCCTGCGCCAGCCGTCCGTCTGGAAAGCCAACCTGGCCGTCGATCACGAACTGCCATGGCAGAACCTGGTCGTCAGCGCGGAATACCTGAAGACCGACGTGCGTGATGCGATCTACTACCGCAACGTGAACATCGGCGAAGCGACCCGTATCGGTAGCGACGGCCGTGAGTTGTACTACACTGCGCAAGGCTACAACACCGATTGCTGGAACTCGACTGGTGCTCGCGTTACCACCGGCGGTTGCAACGGCTTGCGTGCCCGCTCCGGCGCCAACCTCAATTTCGCCAACGTGCTGGTCGCCACCAACACGAAGCAGGGCGGCAGCAACCTGGCCACCCTGTCGCTGAGCCGTCCGCTGATTTCCGGCCTGGGCTGGTCGGTGTCGTACACGTACACGGAATCGAAGGAAGTGTCGCCACTGACGTCGTCGACGTCGAACTCGAACTGGTCCGGCCGTTCGGTCTACAACCCGAACGAGGAAGTCGTCGCCAACTCGAGCTACCTGGTCAAGGACCGCATCAACGCGGTGCTGAACTTCCGCAAGCGCTTCTTCGGCGCGTACAACACGACCTTCGGCCTGTTCTACGAAGGCCGCTCGGGCAAGCCGTACAGCTGGACGTTCAACAACGACATGAACGGCGACGACCTGGCCGGCAACGACCTGATGTACATCCCGTCGAAGTTCGGTTCGGGTGAAGTCGAGTTCCGCGGCGATTCGGCGACGAACCACGCCAACGAACAGAAGTTCTGGGCGATCGTCGACGGCAACCGTGCGCTGCGCAATTCGGCTGGCAAGGTCGTGGGCCGCAACACCAGCTTCGCACCGTGGACCAACACGTTCGACCTGCGCGTGTCGCAGGAAGTGCCGGGCTTCTGGCAGGGCCACAAGGGTGTCGTCACCTTCGACCTGTTCAACGTGGGTAACCTGCTGAACAAGAAGTGGGGCCGCATCAACGAGGTGCTGTTCCAGTCCAACGGCGCGCAAGCCCGTTCGTTCGTGGACTTCGCCGGTATCAACGCCCAGGGCAAGTACATCTACCAGGTGCGCGACAAGGTCGAGGACTTCGAAGTCCGCCAGACCAAGGGCGAATCGCAGTGGGCCCTGCAGGCGACCGTGAAGTACGAATTCTAA